A stretch of the Nicotiana tabacum cultivar K326 chromosome 6, ASM71507v2, whole genome shotgun sequence genome encodes the following:
- the LOC107829707 gene encoding uncharacterized protein LOC107829707, producing the protein MKSELEHHEQADKMKTKNKRFLPIRKIGKPIPSLNEIRYSFIEQDTIYRISHIDFPSLNRIKFTESTYRSLRRRVFILSLNGITALLPWPESQNRRSPARLTESQVSGQFLPQITAILPQVSRSLQNSDNSLLVSISCVYWQNNLLTRSLMPTMAMYGVPQTSRIPSIAENTSLSQGHTV; encoded by the exons ATGAAGTCTGAACTGGAGCACCACGAGCAGGCTGATAAGATGAAG ACAAAGAATAAACGATTCCTTCCAATCAGAAAAATAGGAAAACCTATTCCTTCATTGAACGAGATACGATATTCCTTCATCGAACAGGATACAATTTACAGAATCTCACATATCGATTTTCCTTCATTGAACAGGATAAAATTTACAGAATCTACATATAGGTCTCTGCGGAGGCGGGTTTTTATTCTTTCATTGAACGGGATAACTGCTCTTCTTCCCTGGCCAGAATCGCAGAATCGCAGGTCTCCGGCCAGATTAACAGAATCGCAGGTCTCCGGCCAGTTTCTTCCACAGATAACTGCTATTCTTCCCCAG GTTTCAAGATCGTTGCAGAACTCAGATAACTCATTGTTAGTTTCAATTTCTTGTGTTTATTGGCAAAACAATCTGCTTACCAG GTCCTTGATGCCAACAATGGCCATGTACGGAGTACCGCAAACATCAAGGATACCTAGTATTGCTGAAAATACTTCATTGTCTCAAG gtcATACAGTTTGA